One window of Chlamydia sp. 04-14 genomic DNA carries:
- a CDS encoding LOG family protein — MYNLFHRNHDATSPDGYLTSPLRMLSPNVYEGEIEILNIPEYFLGFHLPQHCLHLNLKSSLAQLGVDAKIKEAELSKECSRARLLLQISSHDPVASVMLTLLEPGDYIAKLFSSDDRRLVRSPQYLERMLKHTDKSGMPLLCFGKKLEHLISLDVIDDRLVVSLPTLPGVIHYDHKIYGLLPLIGKALGQPNMRIRNFLSLYQHKVDREKLPLRDRILLIKTEPLHIRTVFARVVDSLLPEGVKHTAANILEPTTQESGDIYEFYGTSSVPVETIPLEFFTIEPYKEHSFFCYRDLLKSSLESEPCIFDIFETTPGTQEKAATFISKGSEISELSQNSWLVGSAKSLYDKTEPYPTNLQEYIEEQPCFPFLQAMETGHITSQGVLFSRYFPSACLKGMLLSYHVNYYLKQIYFQIPSYTYGEYFSEHDRSLLMDLYFAGISTFWVDKVSKRVLQYVKRGGKDSGMFVPTQRVQEFRSAYFIGIHGSCIVSEGYKEDLRAFLKGIHDLTQALPIPGFPPKTPLAIMTGGGPGAMAIGNEVATELNLLSCGNTVDFEQSPGAHQAANPYTQAKMTYRLSSLIQRQEHFHVDLALFVTGGMGTDFEFSLELISIKTGKKPPVPIFLIGPASYWREKVTPAYQSNCKAGTNRGSEWVSNCIFCISTPQAGIEIFRRYLNNTLPIGPEYPPYPDGFLEV, encoded by the coding sequence CTCCTGATGGGTATCTAACCTCTCCTTTGCGCATGCTTTCGCCGAATGTCTATGAAGGAGAAATAGAAATACTAAATATCCCCGAGTACTTCTTGGGTTTTCATTTACCTCAGCACTGCTTACATCTCAATCTAAAAAGCTCACTGGCACAGTTAGGCGTAGATGCCAAGATCAAAGAAGCTGAGCTCAGTAAAGAATGCTCCCGAGCCCGTCTATTACTACAAATTAGCAGTCACGATCCCGTAGCCTCCGTTATGCTTACCCTATTAGAACCTGGAGATTACATTGCGAAATTATTTTCTTCTGATGATCGTAGACTAGTGCGCTCTCCACAATACCTAGAGAGAATGCTGAAACATACGGATAAATCAGGCATGCCTTTATTATGTTTTGGCAAAAAATTAGAACACCTAATTTCTTTAGACGTTATCGATGATCGTCTTGTCGTCTCTCTTCCTACCCTTCCTGGAGTGATTCACTATGATCATAAAATTTACGGCCTACTACCTCTAATAGGAAAAGCATTAGGTCAACCCAATATGAGAATAAGAAATTTCCTTTCTCTGTACCAACATAAAGTGGATCGTGAAAAATTACCCCTGCGTGACCGTATACTACTTATAAAAACTGAACCGTTGCATATTCGCACGGTGTTTGCTCGCGTTGTAGACTCTCTTCTTCCTGAAGGAGTAAAACATACTGCAGCAAATATTTTAGAACCCACGACACAAGAGTCTGGAGATATTTACGAGTTTTATGGAACAAGTTCTGTCCCTGTAGAAACAATTCCTTTAGAATTTTTCACTATTGAGCCCTATAAAGAACACTCTTTTTTCTGTTATCGTGATCTACTAAAATCCTCTCTAGAATCTGAACCATGTATTTTTGACATTTTTGAAACTACACCAGGCACCCAAGAAAAAGCCGCAACCTTCATCTCTAAAGGTAGTGAAATTTCAGAACTATCACAAAATTCTTGGTTAGTCGGTTCTGCGAAATCCTTGTATGATAAAACAGAACCCTATCCTACAAATCTGCAAGAATACATAGAAGAACAACCCTGCTTTCCTTTCCTCCAAGCTATGGAAACAGGACACATCACAAGTCAAGGAGTACTTTTCTCCAGATACTTTCCTTCTGCCTGTCTCAAAGGTATGTTACTTTCTTACCATGTAAATTATTATCTAAAGCAAATCTATTTCCAAATACCCTCCTATACCTATGGAGAATATTTCTCTGAACATGACCGTTCATTACTTATGGACTTATACTTTGCAGGGATCTCTACATTCTGGGTAGATAAAGTCTCTAAACGCGTTTTACAATATGTAAAACGTGGTGGGAAAGATTCAGGAATGTTTGTTCCTACTCAACGTGTTCAAGAGTTTCGTTCTGCCTATTTTATTGGTATTCATGGCTCTTGTATCGTTTCAGAAGGTTATAAAGAAGATCTCCGTGCATTTTTAAAAGGAATACACGATCTTACCCAGGCTCTGCCTATTCCTGGATTCCCTCCAAAAACTCCCTTAGCAATTATGACGGGAGGCGGCCCAGGAGCTATGGCCATAGGGAATGAAGTCGCTACAGAACTAAATCTTCTCTCTTGTGGTAATACTGTAGATTTTGAGCAATCTCCAGGAGCACACCAAGCTGCAAATCCTTATACACAAGCAAAAATGACCTACCGGCTCTCTTCTTTAATCCAACGTCAAGAACACTTTCATGTAGACCTTGCTCTATTTGTTACCGGAGGCATGGGAACAGACTTTGAATTTTCTCTTGAACTCATCAGTATAAAAACAGGAAAGAAACCTCCTGTTCCTATATTCCTAATCGGGCCGGCATCCTATTGGAGAGAAAAGGTTACCCCTGCATATCAAAGCAACTGCAAAGCAGGAACAAATCGCGGTTCAGAATGGGTAAGTAATTGCATATTCTGTATTTCTACTCCTCAGGCGGGAATCGAGATTTTCAGAAGATATCTCAATAATACATTACCTATAGGACCGGAATACCCTCCCTATCCTGATGGATTCTTAGAGGTGTGA
- a CDS encoding DUF1207 domain-containing protein encodes MGRLLRYSCCLCSVVFICYFSSCLTTVAQEAARCPDCESFRKAVTRSDQLPENIQESGNGCYLTGYVQALVDMHFLDSCTQVVVEDNVAYVFSLPVDTVLSNAIVDFIKDLPCITAVEICDSSYQECYNRYREGCPVLPKQKALGTEIVCGKEGVWLPQNTILFAPLIADPRQVTNSAGIRFNEKVIGNRVGSAIFGGDFILLRLFDISRFHGDLDIGLQGGVFSVFDLDHPDSCMVNSDFFVAGLLGFAVDKWSFRLRLWHLSSHLGDEFLLAHPNFPRFNLSDEGIDFFASLRYNAQLRLYGGLGYIISRDLTFPERPLYIEAGAELRPFGLREGNLHAQPIFAMHFRFWEEQRFGIDQTYILGMEWSKFRDVGRKIRAFVEYHQGFSKEGQFVREPCNYYGFRLTYGF; translated from the coding sequence ATGGGAAGACTGTTACGTTATAGCTGCTGTTTATGCAGCGTAGTATTTATTTGCTATTTTTCATCTTGTTTAACTACTGTAGCTCAAGAAGCTGCACGTTGTCCTGATTGTGAGAGTTTTAGAAAAGCTGTTACTCGCTCAGATCAGTTACCAGAAAATATCCAAGAATCTGGAAATGGCTGTTATCTTACGGGGTATGTACAAGCTCTCGTAGATATGCATTTTTTAGATAGCTGTACTCAGGTAGTTGTTGAAGATAACGTTGCTTATGTATTTTCCCTTCCTGTGGATACAGTCCTTTCCAATGCGATTGTAGATTTCATTAAAGATTTACCCTGCATCACTGCTGTCGAGATTTGTGATAGTTCATATCAAGAATGTTACAATCGTTATAGAGAGGGTTGTCCTGTATTGCCAAAGCAGAAAGCTTTAGGAACGGAGATTGTCTGTGGTAAAGAGGGCGTGTGGTTGCCGCAAAATACTATACTTTTCGCTCCGTTAATTGCTGATCCCCGTCAGGTAACAAATAGCGCCGGAATTCGTTTTAACGAGAAGGTCATCGGAAATCGCGTGGGTTCTGCTATTTTTGGTGGGGATTTTATTCTCCTACGTCTTTTCGATATTTCTAGATTTCATGGGGATTTAGATATTGGTCTTCAAGGTGGTGTCTTTTCTGTTTTTGATTTAGATCATCCTGATTCGTGCATGGTAAACTCTGACTTTTTCGTCGCGGGTCTACTAGGATTTGCTGTAGATAAATGGAGTTTCCGTTTGCGCCTTTGGCATCTTTCCTCACATTTAGGGGACGAGTTTCTTTTGGCTCATCCGAATTTTCCAAGATTTAATCTTAGTGATGAGGGAATCGATTTCTTTGCTTCTTTACGCTATAATGCGCAGCTGCGTCTTTATGGAGGTCTAGGCTATATTATCAGTCGAGATCTGACATTTCCTGAGCGCCCTTTATACATAGAGGCAGGAGCAGAATTACGTCCTTTTGGATTGCGAGAAGGAAATTTACACGCACAACCTATTTTTGCTATGCACTTTCGTTTTTGGGAAGAGCAGCGTTTTGGTATAGATCAAACCTATATTTTAGGTATGGAATGGTCAAAATTTCGTGATGTAGGCAGGAAAATCCGTGCGTTTGTTGAGTACCACCAGGGATTTTCTAAAGAAGGTCAATTTGTGCGAGAGCCGTGTAATTACTACGGCTTTCGCTTAACCTACGGCTTCTAA
- a CDS encoding LL-diaminopimelate aminotransferase, whose translation MRRNSNFSQLETNYLFSGIRQKIRTFREEFPEASIIDLSIGDTTQPLHTSVIDIFTKSVQKLGNPKTYRGYGPELGLPALREKLSEVFYNGKISPEEIFISDGAKMDIFRLLSLFGPEKTVAIQDPSYPAYIDTALLAGAKKIVKLPCTKATNFFPVIPQEEVIDIFCLCSPNNPTGTVLTKEQLKELIAYANSNRSIILFDAAYSAFISDPSLPKSIFEIPEARSCAIEINSFSKSLGFSGVRLGWNVVPKDLQYSDGLSVIRDWERFLYTTFNGASLPVQEAAVAGVSLFPNLETIAHYRHNSSLLREALKKAEFSVYGGEHAPYLWVEVPDIIPDEDFFDFFLHQYHIAITPGKGFGACGKGFVRFSSLGKTEDIVAACQRLTLTSVYDRMVLSL comes from the coding sequence ATGCGAAGAAATAGTAACTTTTCACAATTAGAAACCAACTATCTTTTCTCTGGTATTCGTCAAAAAATCCGTACTTTTCGTGAAGAATTTCCAGAAGCTTCTATTATCGATCTATCTATAGGGGATACCACTCAACCACTACATACGTCAGTCATTGATATCTTTACAAAATCTGTACAGAAATTAGGGAATCCGAAAACCTACCGCGGTTATGGTCCTGAGTTAGGCCTGCCAGCTTTAAGAGAGAAACTCTCTGAGGTTTTCTATAACGGGAAAATTTCTCCCGAAGAGATTTTTATCTCAGACGGAGCAAAAATGGATATTTTCCGTCTACTATCCCTATTCGGTCCTGAGAAAACTGTAGCCATCCAAGACCCTTCCTATCCTGCATATATAGATACAGCACTTCTTGCAGGAGCTAAAAAGATTGTTAAACTTCCCTGTACAAAAGCAACTAATTTCTTTCCTGTGATTCCTCAAGAAGAAGTCATAGATATTTTCTGTTTATGTTCTCCTAACAATCCTACAGGCACTGTATTAACTAAAGAGCAACTGAAAGAACTTATTGCCTATGCTAACTCTAATAGAAGTATAATTCTATTTGATGCTGCCTACAGCGCATTTATCTCTGATCCCTCCCTACCAAAAAGTATCTTTGAAATTCCTGAAGCACGCTCTTGTGCTATAGAAATTAATTCTTTCTCTAAGTCTTTAGGATTTTCAGGAGTACGTTTAGGATGGAATGTAGTCCCCAAAGATCTTCAATACAGCGATGGTCTTTCTGTAATTCGTGATTGGGAACGTTTCCTATATACAACATTCAATGGAGCTTCTTTACCTGTTCAAGAAGCCGCAGTTGCCGGAGTTTCTTTATTTCCAAATTTAGAAACTATCGCGCATTATCGCCATAATAGTTCACTTTTGCGCGAGGCTCTAAAAAAAGCTGAATTTTCTGTATACGGTGGCGAGCACGCTCCCTACCTTTGGGTTGAAGTCCCCGATATTATTCCTGACGAAGATTTTTTTGACTTTTTCTTACACCAGTATCATATTGCCATCACTCCTGGTAAAGGATTTGGCGCGTGCGGAAAAGGTTTTGTTCGCTTTTCTTCTTTAGGAAAAACAGAAGATATTGTTGCAGCTTGCCAACGGTTAACTCTAACATCTGTATATGATAGAATGGTGTTGTCACTATGA
- a CDS encoding ABC transporter substrate-binding protein, with amino-acid sequence MILRKIAQYTFFLSIVCSFISVVVSSPNPEQGSPKVAVFLSFSHSILEDCSQSCIDVLKTLENSPEVLVVNAEDSVVKARKLARTLHSDQDVVAIVTLGSIATKIMSQIETKKPIIYAAVPEGETLTFPKKQTNIYGVNDTLDINQCCFAIQAVRTNAESLIYIKPAEPFPSALQKEIEKKLHASGIAVTEITVTPANFKTRIQQAIDKHPSAIFIPFSSLAHKQRTTFIEDILKEKIPVITDDFSLVAEGACVACGVDFKKSGKQAAQMVYHLLNRHQDIEGLRKIIAEPLPQTTTFNEDVIRRLGLKINRAERKQFRSIIFKDNRDKKAAVKSDKPEAEKTCSPA; translated from the coding sequence ATGATTCTTCGTAAAATTGCTCAATATACTTTCTTTCTTTCTATTGTCTGTTCTTTTATTTCTGTAGTTGTTTCTTCACCAAACCCAGAACAAGGATCTCCTAAAGTCGCTGTATTCTTATCTTTTTCCCATTCAATACTCGAAGATTGTAGTCAAAGCTGCATAGATGTTTTAAAAACATTAGAAAATTCTCCAGAAGTTCTTGTTGTGAACGCTGAAGATAGCGTTGTTAAAGCGAGGAAACTCGCTCGCACGTTACATAGTGATCAAGATGTTGTAGCTATTGTCACCCTAGGTTCTATAGCAACAAAAATTATGAGCCAAATCGAAACAAAAAAACCGATTATCTATGCTGCCGTTCCTGAAGGAGAAACATTGACTTTCCCTAAAAAGCAAACAAATATCTACGGTGTTAATGATACTCTAGATATCAATCAATGCTGTTTTGCTATACAAGCAGTAAGAACAAATGCCGAATCTTTAATCTATATAAAACCTGCTGAACCCTTTCCCTCAGCATTGCAAAAAGAAATTGAGAAGAAACTCCATGCATCAGGAATCGCTGTTACAGAAATTACTGTAACACCTGCAAATTTTAAAACACGTATCCAACAGGCTATCGACAAACATCCTTCTGCTATCTTTATTCCTTTTTCCTCTTTAGCACATAAACAAAGAACGACATTTATCGAAGATATCCTTAAAGAAAAAATCCCCGTAATTACCGATGATTTTTCTTTAGTAGCTGAAGGAGCATGCGTTGCTTGTGGTGTCGATTTTAAAAAATCTGGGAAACAAGCAGCCCAAATGGTGTATCATTTACTCAATAGACACCAAGATATCGAGGGATTACGTAAAATCATCGCTGAACCGCTACCACAAACAACAACATTCAACGAAGATGTTATCCGCCGTCTAGGTTTAAAAATCAACAGAGCCGAACGCAAGCAATTCCGTTCTATTATCTTTAAAGATAATAGAGATAAGAAAGCCGCTGTAAAAAGTGATAAGCCAGAGGCTGAAAAAACTTGTAGTCCAGCTTAA
- a CDS encoding DUF167 family protein: MNEEYWILEVKVTPKSKENKIVGFEGEVLKIRVTEAPEKGKANEAVIALLAKTLSLPKRDVTLISGETSRKKRLLLPKATESIVSSWRECRF; encoded by the coding sequence TTGAATGAGGAATATTGGATTTTGGAGGTAAAAGTTACCCCAAAATCTAAAGAAAATAAAATCGTCGGATTTGAAGGTGAAGTATTGAAAATACGTGTCACCGAAGCTCCAGAAAAAGGAAAGGCTAACGAAGCAGTGATTGCTTTGTTAGCCAAAACTTTATCTCTTCCTAAACGTGATGTTACGTTGATTTCAGGGGAGACCTCCAGGAAAAAGCGACTTCTATTACCCAAGGCTACGGAGTCTATAGTCTCTAGTTGGCGAGAATGTAGATTTTAA
- a CDS encoding CT392 family protein, which produces MSSVSGSSGQNPNPIPEDPNAHLDNVDNTDSSSQDQEGAAGGVTETGLSVEVLSAGEVANIDAAIADIQDIANSVIVVGMPSSLSPLSAEAAGITEEIVSDLHKKEEELFGKVDLFSDALFDGVEETKTLVDNLKRRIEDFQKTKLGAAGQSSRKSIQDSDLEEQFLDLRRGVASLNGRINALESTAVRLVSALGDTHHEIMSMSMEDLKTAFGRRYEEIISNLNHIGLRLGEEGWKIDSRGAIPKISQEIQNVRLLLEEMHIPTEEEFIRSATESPEEAAATVSCCQAFVNKLKTLWNTLVQMFHTLYDKMLFFLFWIVKKIRSKLQFPSADKNEKNPRFENPFASTSGTTSERQNTASVRTSVSGRGDLSDEDTIRRPEDNTIETQDVDNQDGKDKKASEDDS; this is translated from the coding sequence ATGTCATCAGTAAGTGGAAGTTCTGGTCAAAATCCTAATCCTATTCCAGAGGATCCAAACGCCCATTTGGATAATGTGGATAATACAGATAGCTCTTCTCAAGATCAGGAAGGCGCAGCTGGTGGTGTTACTGAAACAGGATTGAGTGTTGAGGTTTTATCTGCTGGGGAGGTGGCGAACATAGATGCTGCAATTGCTGATATTCAAGATATAGCCAACTCGGTGATCGTTGTTGGGATGCCCTCTAGTTTATCCCCATTATCAGCGGAAGCGGCGGGTATCACCGAAGAAATTGTGAGTGATCTTCATAAAAAAGAAGAAGAACTTTTCGGTAAGGTTGATCTGTTTTCAGATGCTTTATTTGATGGCGTCGAAGAAACTAAGACTTTAGTTGATAACTTGAAAAGAAGGATTGAGGATTTTCAGAAGACGAAACTTGGTGCTGCAGGACAATCATCTAGAAAATCTATCCAAGATAGTGATCTCGAAGAACAATTTCTTGATTTGCGTCGTGGAGTGGCCTCGTTAAACGGTCGTATAAATGCATTGGAAAGTACAGCAGTGCGTCTGGTGTCTGCTTTGGGGGATACGCATCATGAGATAATGAGCATGTCTATGGAGGATTTAAAGACTGCTTTTGGAAGACGCTATGAGGAAATTATTTCAAACCTAAATCACATTGGATTGCGTTTAGGTGAGGAAGGTTGGAAAATTGACTCTAGAGGTGCTATTCCTAAAATATCTCAAGAGATTCAAAATGTGCGTCTTCTTTTAGAAGAGATGCATATTCCTACAGAGGAAGAGTTCATCCGATCAGCTACAGAATCACCGGAGGAAGCAGCAGCAACAGTTTCTTGCTGTCAAGCTTTTGTCAATAAGTTAAAGACATTATGGAATACCTTAGTACAGATGTTTCACACTCTGTATGACAAAATGCTATTTTTCTTATTCTGGATAGTGAAAAAGATTCGTAGCAAACTGCAGTTTCCTTCTGCAGATAAGAATGAGAAAAATCCTAGATTTGAAAATCCTTTTGCCTCTACATCAGGAACTACTTCGGAACGTCAAAATACAGCTTCGGTAAGAACTTCGGTTTCTGGAAGGGGAGATTTATCTGATGAGGATACGATACGTCGTCCTGAAGATAACACTATAGAAACTCAAGATGTTGATAATCAAGATGGGAAGGACAAGAAAGCCTCTGAGGATGATTCTTAA
- a CDS encoding proline--tRNA ligase: protein MKTSQLFYKTSKNANKEAAVLSYELLEKAGYIFKTAKGIYTYTPLFWRVALKMMDIIREELNAIGGQELVLPILHPAELWQKTGRWEAFRSEGLLYTLKDREDKELCLAPTHEEVVSMFVSQWLSGRKQLPIHLYQIATKFRDEIRPRFGLMRAREFLMEDSYTFSDSPEQMNEQYAKLRQAYQNIFDRLEIKYVIVEADGGKIGKGKSEEFHVLCSLGEDTICVSGAYGANIEAAVSQPQQYTYDKEHLPIEEVITPDVRTIENLQDFFSLPPHKIIKTLVVKLSYGEKDKFAAIGIRGDRQLNLTKIRSKLNADECILASDEEIQKHLGTEKGFIGPLNCPIEFYADETTRCMTNFVCAGNTKDKHYKNVNWDRDIPRPEYADFLLAEAGDLCPANGNSPYEIFEGVEVAHIFNLGTRYTECFEVGFQNEQGEQQTCWMGTYGIGIGRTLAACIEQLADDRGIVWPKAIAPFDIAILYNGGDSASQEAAEKIYKDLQNYGYAPLLDDRNERLGFKLKDSDLIGIPYKLILGKTFQSSGILEIESRSKEKFSVEPKDFFNWCENYFPKPRGFSPIS, encoded by the coding sequence ATGAAAACTTCCCAGCTTTTTTACAAAACTTCTAAAAATGCAAATAAAGAAGCCGCTGTTTTATCTTATGAGCTTCTAGAAAAAGCTGGATATATTTTCAAAACGGCAAAAGGAATCTATACCTATACTCCATTATTTTGGCGTGTAGCTCTTAAGATGATGGATATTATTCGCGAAGAGTTAAATGCCATTGGAGGTCAAGAACTTGTGCTTCCCATTCTTCATCCTGCAGAACTCTGGCAAAAGACAGGGCGTTGGGAAGCGTTCCGCTCTGAAGGCCTGCTCTATACTCTAAAGGATAGAGAGGATAAAGAACTCTGCCTTGCTCCTACTCATGAAGAAGTCGTTTCCATGTTTGTCTCTCAATGGCTATCAGGAAGAAAACAATTGCCTATCCATCTGTATCAAATCGCAACAAAATTCCGAGACGAAATCCGACCAAGATTCGGATTGATGCGCGCTAGAGAATTCCTAATGGAGGACAGCTATACATTCTCAGATTCTCCGGAACAGATGAATGAGCAATACGCCAAGCTTAGACAAGCCTATCAAAATATATTCGATAGATTGGAAATCAAATATGTTATTGTAGAGGCGGATGGAGGAAAGATTGGCAAGGGGAAATCCGAGGAATTCCATGTTCTCTGTTCCCTAGGAGAAGATACTATTTGTGTGAGTGGTGCTTACGGTGCGAATATTGAAGCTGCGGTTTCACAACCTCAACAATATACGTATGATAAAGAACATCTCCCTATAGAAGAAGTAATCACGCCTGATGTACGAACAATAGAAAATCTCCAGGACTTCTTCTCCCTTCCCCCTCATAAAATCATTAAAACTCTAGTGGTTAAGCTCTCATATGGAGAAAAAGACAAGTTTGCTGCTATAGGCATCCGAGGAGATCGTCAGCTCAATCTGACTAAAATACGCTCTAAACTTAATGCTGATGAGTGCATCCTAGCTTCAGATGAGGAAATTCAAAAACATCTAGGCACAGAAAAAGGCTTTATCGGTCCTTTAAACTGTCCTATCGAATTTTATGCTGATGAAACCACACGCTGTATGACAAACTTTGTCTGTGCAGGGAACACTAAAGATAAACATTACAAAAACGTAAACTGGGATCGAGATATTCCCCGACCTGAATATGCGGATTTCCTTCTTGCTGAGGCGGGAGATCTTTGCCCAGCAAATGGCAATTCTCCCTATGAAATCTTTGAAGGTGTAGAAGTTGCGCATATTTTTAATCTAGGTACACGCTATACAGAATGTTTCGAAGTAGGCTTCCAAAATGAACAGGGTGAACAACAAACCTGTTGGATGGGAACCTATGGCATTGGCATTGGCAGAACCTTAGCTGCTTGTATAGAACAACTTGCCGATGATCGTGGCATCGTCTGGCCTAAAGCGATTGCTCCTTTTGATATCGCTATTCTTTACAATGGTGGTGACTCTGCATCTCAAGAAGCTGCTGAAAAAATCTATAAAGATCTCCAAAATTATGGTTATGCTCCTCTATTAGATGATCGCAATGAAAGACTTGGATTTAAATTAAAGGATAGCGATCTTATTGGAATTCCGTACAAGCTTATTCTAGGCAAAACTTTCCAAAGCTCTGGGATACTTGAAATAGAATCTCGATCCAAAGAAAAGTTTTCCGTAGAACCAAAAGATTTTTTCAACTGGTGTGAGAATTATTTTCCAAAACCCCGTGGTTTCTCCCCCATTTCCTAG